The following coding sequences are from one Megachile rotundata isolate GNS110a chromosome 13, iyMegRotu1, whole genome shotgun sequence window:
- the Vps51 gene encoding vacuolar protein sorting 51, translating into MAENSNNPYDINGQHFNPDMYFQKLLKECTLKQIMDHKTEIIKNTQTLHSDMQTLVYENYNKFISATDTIRKMKTDFKEMEESMDLLAKNMDSITSFSEQISSTLQGTRQQISKLSSVHALLKKLQFLFKLPSNLKDKMNEENYRQAVQDYIHAQRVLNQYGNMPSFQGIQKDCEDILEELKSRLRMQFHKRDASTKSLAENVDLLLQLKEPADSLCAEFLTHADGRLTEQLDILKDMCENDIIEFVDMASSGFLSDLCLIVASYNDMFINRPPTEDNQFTDDFDTKAIARLNSFIMRNMKKYFDLVGKRVENVADTAVLVRALDKFHRRLQAMNMLCKETDFARIGTDIVVTAGRKQCRNHLDNLKSHLNEALVKVRQILATKVSQDEDGSLAELQALLIMPSIEKVKGILQDLLVFLQPDLSFNLKTQFLQNFCVDEVREGLVVGFLHHLMATASGFCSGSDIPKFPPTLLLLLSKMCIEYKENNVKYLLTTTNDLFNIDQYTSAGNVTTDSEICEKFQEAAQNLLNHYVRIQGLAVSQMLRISVETRDWLHTIEPRTVRSVMKRVVEDITKIDTQVAALYDDSDGQVDRSSDSSRKTHSVSVSRHHYRSNWSSYTPSHIDSSLMTNIHKLFSERIEIFSSVQFNKASILTGIIKISLKTFLECVRLRTFSKYGLQQIQVDTHYLQLYLWRFVSDENVVHFLLDEILGSAVHRCLEPVLMEPSVVDIICERANSEPLSMLNMRMT; encoded by the exons ATGGCAGAAAATTCTAATAATCCGTACGATATCAATGGACAACATTTTAATCCTGAcatgtattttcaaaaattattaaaa GAATGTACACTGAAACAGATTATGGATCATAaaacagaaattataaaaaatactcAAACATTGCATTCTGACATGCAAACATTAGTGTATGAAAATTACAATAAGTTTATATCTGCCACGGATACAATTAGAAAG ATGAAGACTGATTTTAAAGAAATGGAGGAAAGTATGGATCTGTTGGCAAAAAATATGGATAGTATTACTTCTTTCTCGGAGCAAATTTCATCAACATTGCAAGGAACAAGacaacaaatttccaagttatctTCGGTTCATGCTCTCTTGAAAAAGCTGCAATTTCTCTTCAAACTGCCTAGCAATCTGAAAGATAAAATGAACGAAGAAAATTATAGACAG GCAGTGCAGGATTACATTCATGCACAAAGAGTATTAAATCAATATGGCAATATGCCTTCCTTTCAAGGAATACAAAAGGATTGTGAAGATATTTTGGAGGAACTGAAGTCAAGGCTCAGGATGCAGTTTCACAAGCGAGATGCATCAACTAAATCTTTAGCTGAAAATGTAGATCTTTTACTGCAATTAAAGGAACCAGCCGATTCTTTATGTGCAGAATTTTTAACCCATGCAGATGGAAGACTGACAGAACAGTTAGACATTCTGAAAGATATGTGTGAAAATGATATTATAGAATTTGTGGATATGGCCAGTTCTGGATTTCTTAGTGATTTATGCCTTATTGTTGCATCTTACAACGATATGTTCATAAATAGACCTCCAACAGAAGATAACCAGTTCACGGACGATTTTGACACAAAAGCCATTGCACGTTTAAACAGTTTTATTATGAGAAATATGAAAAAGTATTTTGATCTTGTTGGGAAAAGAGTAGAAAATGTAGCTGATACAGCAGTATTAGTGCGAGCATTGGATAAATTTCACAGAAGGCTGCAGGCTATGAACATGCTGTGCAAAGAAACAGACTTTGCAAG AATAGGTACGGACATTGTTGTTACCGCGGGTAGAaaacaatgtcgcaatcacttgGATAATTTAAAGTCTCATCTAAACGAAGCACTCGTTAAAGTAAGACAAATATTAGCGACTAAAGTTTCTCAAGATGAAGATGGAAGTTTAGCCGAACTTCAGGCGTTACTTATCATGCCTTCTATCGAGAAAGTTAAAGGAATTTTACAAGACCTATTG GTATTCTTGCAACCCGACTTATCGTTTAACTTAAAAACACAATTTCTACAAAACTTTTGCGTGGATGAAGTTAGAGAAGGTCTAGTGGTTGGATTTCTACATCATTTAATGGCTACCGCGAGTGGATTCTGTTCTGGATCcgacattccaaaatttccacctaCTCTACTGCTGTTATTAAGCAAAATGTGTATCGAATACAAGGAGAATAATGTCAAATATTTG CTTACTACCACCAATGATTTATTTAACATTGATCAATATACATCGGCTGGGAACGTAACCACTGACTCAGAGATATGCGAGAAGTTTCAAGAAGCAGCACAAAATCTACTGAATCATTATGTACGTATTCAAGGTTTGGCGGTATCACAAATGTTAAGAATATCGGTGGAGACAAGGGATTGGTTACACACGATCGAACCAAGAACAGTCAGATCCGTGATGAAGAGGGTCGTAGAAGATATAACAAAAATTGACACGCAAGTCGCTGCTTTGTACGACGATTCGGACGGGCAGGTTGACAGAAGCAGCGATAGCAGTAGGAAAACGCATAG CGTGAGTGTCTCGAGACATCACTACAGATCCAACTGGTCATCGTACACGCCCAGTCATATTGATTCTTCCTTGATGACGAATATCCACAAACTATTTTCCGAACGTATAGAGATATTTTCGTCGGTTCAATTTAACAAAGCCTCTATTTTAACCGGGATCATCAAGATCAGTTTAAAG ACTTTTTTGGAATGCGTCAGATTAAGAACATTCAGCAAATACGGTTTGCAACAAATTCAGGTCGACACCCATTACTTGCAGCTGTATTTATGGAGATTCGTCTCGGACGAAAA CGTTGTTCATTTTTTACTGGATGAAATACTTGGAAGCGCTGTACATAGATGTTTAGAACCAGTTTTAATGGAGCCGAGCGTCGTGGATATTATTTGCGAAAGGGCGAATAGCGAACCATTATCAATGTTAAATATGCGAATGACgtag
- the LOC100879855 gene encoding uncharacterized protein LOC100879855, which translates to MPHPCVVCGRSRMNPNNREEEYMFFGFPVNDEPRCRKWLEFCCREDLYKLTKKQLLQRMVCSKHFEQKDFVNEYLDRLNCTAVPSIYDPTQSLYNITCVLCGCSRRDPPASDYNGITFHHFPGEEFRCLKWLDFVGVDSYYRLTRKEILFCYICSKHFDRTQFMPGYKSRLVDNAVPNIRDPDELDESEQYVMEFVSETKLYNSPEKHKKLDPLPAAVLESQACAACGRSRSDPRNKIERYKFHPFPAYEIGRCLRWCQFLGREDLLKMSPNQIRKLVLCSKHFQTGQNFHKIGPCDAVPTIKDISQLNSSNSTEQMEEEQDASEESNCTNSNKGIKKQGFSRPLVSSKKPKVDNKPTPLAKKRGKSKRPTLINIPRPDPNNIENRVIRKLPLPPTSNWKIQFTDQLQPITIANNITSNITNNIQGNIKKVILPFTGDISNLGAPIPVHSLSSIPPGLLIKIDLPDQEQQKTGKVNKKQTRTKITHTSTNSNEVESKQQIWMKNSPTSVTLPVIKQIKQDTDKNFVEFLPMSPEETENKMISEELEVHEEVILPHTLEVLDEEEEEEAEVEEEEEEENVKETQFYGEFEEVECLSPKEEKPVLRKKVSGTMRRTIFPIRSEVKYFLRKLAPHMHRLPRKARAQIKLSIVNMVIDHL; encoded by the coding sequence atGCCACATCCGTGTGTCGTATGTGGACGTTCGCGTATGAATCCAAATAACAGAGAAGAAGAATATATGTTTTTTGGATTTCCCGTTAATGACGAACCTCGATGCAGAAAGTGGCTTGAATTTTGTTGTCGCGAAGATTTATATAAACTTACGAAAAAACAATTACTTCAACGAATGGTTTGTTCGAAGCATTTCGAACAAAAAGATTTTGTAAACGAATATCTCGATAGATTAAATTGTACCGCAGTACCTTCTATTTATGATCCTACACAAAGTTTATATAACATAACCTGTGTATTATGCGGTTGTTCTCGTCGAGATCCTCCAGCTTCGGATTATAATGGTATAACTTTCCATCATTTTCCTGGCGAAGAATTTCGATGTCTAAAATGGCTCGACTTTGTTGGTGTAGATTCATATTACAGATTGAcaagaaaagaaattttattttgttatatttgttcAAAACATTTTGACCGTACCCAATTTATGCCTGGATATAAAAGCAGACTGGTAGACAATGCTGTTCCTAATATTCGTGATCCCGATGAATTGGATGAATCTGAGCAATATGTTATGGAATTTGTGTCcgaaacaaaattatataactcACCAGAGAAACACAAGAAATTAGACCCTTTACCAGCTGCGGTGTTGGAAAGTCAAGCTTGCGCTGCTTGTGGTAGATCAAGATCTGATCCAAGAAACAAAATAGAGAGATACAAATTCCATCCATTTCCTGCATATGAAATTGGAAGATGTTTGAGATGGTGTCAGTTTTTAGGTAGAGAGGATTTATTGAAAATGTCTCCGAATCAAATAAGAAAATTAGTACTGTGTTCAAAACATTTTCAAACAGGACAAAACTTTCATAAAATAGGACCATGTGATGCAGTTCCAACTATAAAGGATATATCACAGTTGAATTCCTCTAATTCAACAGAGCAGATGGAAGAGGAACAAGATGCATCTGAGGAATCTAACTGTACTAATTCTAATAAAGGGATTAAGAAACAAGGTTTCTCGAGACCCCTAGTATCTAGTAAAAAACCAAAGGTAGATAATAAGCCTACTCCTCTTGCAAAAAAGCGTGGGAAATCTAAAAGGCCAACGCTTATTAACATTCCAAGGCCAGATcctaataatattgaaaatcgTGTGATAAGAAAATTACCACTTCCTCCTACTTCGAATTGGAAAATCCAATTTACAGATCAGCTCCAACCCATAACAATAGCAAATAATATTAcatcaaatattacaaataatattcaaGGTAACATAAAGAAAGTGATCTTACCATTTACTGGTGACATATCAAACTTAGGTGCTCCTATTCCAGTACATAGTTTATCTAGCATTCCTCCAGGTTTATTAATTAAGATAGATCTTCCTGATCAAGAACAACAAAAGACAGGGAAAGTTAACAAGAAGCAAACTAGAACTAAAATTACACATACTTCTACTAATTCTAATGAAGTTGAGTCAAAGCAACAAATATGGATGAAAAATAGTCCAACATCTGTTACGTTACCAGTAATAAAACAGATCAAACAAGATACagataaaaattttgttgagtTTCTGCCAATGTCTCCAGAAGAGACAGAGAATAAAATGATTTCTGAAGAATTAGAAGTACACGAAGAAGTCATTTTACCACATACATTAGAAGTGTTggatgaagaagaagaggaagaagcggaggtagaagaagaagaggaggaagaaaatgtaaaagaaaCTCAATTTTATGGTGAATTTGAAGAAGTAGAATGTTTGTCCCCAAAGGAAGAAAAACCTGTACTACGTAAAAAAGTTTCAGGGACAATGCGTAGAACAATTTTTCCAATTAGAAgtgaagttaaatattttttacgtaAACTTGCACCTCATATGCATAGACTTCCTAGAAAAGCTAGAGCACAGATAAAACTTTCAATCGTTAATATGGTCATTGATCATTTGTAA